The following are from one region of the Sorghum bicolor cultivar BTx623 chromosome 2, Sorghum_bicolor_NCBIv3, whole genome shotgun sequence genome:
- the LOC110432640 gene encoding formin-like protein 20, with protein sequence MLEEVVGMGGTAVNRNLLQLKRLKRGHHFGATFSSPTFVLPPAKHRPARSASSSARIRSRPPLHADLASSPRGAATPTPRAARLLARTSPTSPAPRADLADIDRLLHRRGDASSSIARLLPVRRGDASSPRGPPPPPSTRTSPPPPSPASSPRGPTPPPSTWTASPRGPRRPPRGSGRADDLARLLPARRADASSPARLLLPPRGSGRADDLARLLPRRGSGPADLARLLRSRRSSAAALTPVYNTLSEDVILVSCQCNQLALQFVDTEEFQR encoded by the exons ATGCTCGAGGAGGTGGTAGGGATGGGAGGCACGGCCGTGAAT AggaatctcctacaactaaaaagactaaagagGGGACATCATTTTGGTGCGACATTCTCCTCTCCGACTTTCGTCCTGCCTCCTGCGAAACATCGTCCCGCGCggtccgcctcctcctccgcgcgGATCCGGTCTCGCCCGCCCCTCCACGCGGACCTCGCCTCCTCCCCGCGCGGCGCGGCGACGCCTACTCCCCGCGCGGCCCGCCTCCTCGCGCGGACCTCGCCGACCTCGCCCGCTCCTCGCGCGGACCTCGCCGACATCGACCGCCTCCTCCATCGGCGCGGCGACGCATCCTCCTCCATCGCCCGCCTCCTCCCCGTGCGGCGCGGCGACGCCTCCTCCCCGCGCggcccgcctcctcctccctccacgCGGacctcgcctcctcctccatcgcCCGCCTCCTCCCCGCGCGGCCCAACTCCTCCTCCCTCCACGTGGACCGCCTCCCCGCGCGGCCCTCGCCGACCTCCACGCGGATCCGGTCGCGCGGACGACCTCGCCCGCCTCCTCCCCGCGCGGCGCGCCGACGCCTCCTCCCCggcccgcctcctcctccctccacgCGGATCCGGTCGCGCGGACGACCTCGCCCGCCTCCTCCCTCGGCGCGGATCAGGTCCCGCCGACCTCGCCCGCCTCCTCCGAAGTCGTCGTTCAAGCGCCGCGGCTCTGACACCGG TGTACAACACCTTGAGTGAAGATGTGATTCTGGTTTCATGTCAATGTAATCAG TTGGCCCTGCAGTTTGTTGATACCGAAGAGTTCCAGAGGTGA
- the LOC110432860 gene encoding serine/threonine-protein kinase AFC2-like isoform X1, whose product MATECAAAAADLATGRPRKRARFGWDVAPAAEAQIGTFCGQEVGDVASLLLSANPSDHTCSSLLPKGVARNASPPWREDDKDGHYVFAVGENLTSRYKIYRKMGEGTFGQVLECWDRESKEMVAIKIVRSVKKYSDAAMIEIDVLQKLARNDAAGKHCVQIRNWFDYRSHICIVCEKLGPSLYDFLQKTGFRPFPIDLVRQIGVQLLESVAFMHRLQLIHTDLKPENILLVSSDYVKLPDPKDGSFSRKLPKSSAVKLIDFGSAAYHHQDRSYIVSTRHYRAPEVILGHGWSYPCDIWSVGCILVELCSGETLFQTHENLEHLAMMERVLGPLPRHMLERADQHAEKYVRRGRLNWPEGAATKESIRAVLKLPRLQNLVMQHVDHSAGDFIDLLKRLLAYEPSARLTAQEALSHVFFTRHGKNQ is encoded by the exons ATGGCGACGGAGTGCGCTGCCGCCGCGGCCGATCTGGCCACCGGCCGTCCCCGCAAGCGGGCGAGGTTTGGCTGGGACGTGGCGCCAGCTGCCGAG GCTCAGATAGGAACATTTTGTGGGCAAGAAGTTGGTGATGTGGCCAGCCTGCTATTATCAGCAAATCCTTCCGACCATACTTGTTCGTCTCTGCTCCCGAAGGGTGTGGCTCGAAATGCTTCCCCTCCCTGGAGAGAAGACGACAAAGATGGCCATTACGTATTTGCTGTTGGAGAGAATTTGACCTCTCGCT acAAGATATACAGAAAAATGGGTGAAG GTACTTTTGGTCAAGTACTGGAATGCTGGGACCGAGAAAGCAAAGAGATGGTGGCTATTAAAATTGTTCGCTCTGTAAAGAAATACAGTGATGCAGCAATGATAGAGATTGATGTCCTGCAGAAGCTTGCAAGAAATGATGCTGCAGGAAAACA CTGTGTTCAAATACGGAACTGGTTTGACTATCGTAGCCATATTTGTATT GTCTGCGAGAAGCTTGGCCCAAGCTTATATGATTTTCTGCAGAAAACCGGCTTCCGCCCGTTCCCAATTGATCTAGTTCGCCAGATCGGAGTGCAACTTTTGGAATCTGTTGCAT TCATGCATCGTCTGCAGCTAATTCATACTGATCTGAAACCAGAGAACATCCTCCTTGTTTCTTCAGATTATGTCAAGTTACCTGATCCCAAG GATGGATCATTCTCAAGGAAACTGCCAAAATCAAGTGCCGTTAAGTTGATTGACTTTGGAAGCGCAGCATATCATCACCAGGATCGCAGTTACATTGTATCTACCAGGCACTATCGAGCCCCTGAAGTTATTTTGG GGCATGGGTGGAGCTATCCGTGTGATATCTGGAGTGTTGGTTGTATACTTGTTGAGCTTTGCTCG GGTGAGACACTGTTCCAGACTCACGAGAACTTGGAACACCTTGCAATGATGGAGAGAGTTCTAGGTCCTCTTCCACGGCACATGCTGGAAAGAGCCGA CCAGCATGCAGAGAAGTACGTCAGAAGAGGAAGATTGAACTGGCCAGAAGGAGCAGCAACAAAAGAGAGCATTAGAGCTGTTCTCAAACTGCCTCGCCTTCAG AACCTGGTGATGCAGCATGTGGATCACTCTGCTGGGGACTTCATTGACCTTCTGAAGCGCCTCCTAGCCTATGAGCCCTCGGCAAGGTTGACTGCTCAAGAAGCGTTGAGTCATGTCTTCTTTACCAGACACGGCAAAAACCAATAG
- the LOC8061673 gene encoding uncharacterized protein At3g49055 — MADDEDAAVLSDVDEDPLPPPSTSSASSHKTLPQAQQPQPQSDAQAQQQQQRLLDLAAELEEERRLRRVAEASLAEAESRVARFKAFAQDVLRKRDELTAEAAASARSVAALQAEAAASARSLAALQAESAASARSLAALQAEATTASSMLSSGFERISAKASPSSAPAAPLPTSQKYSSGLPALAYGVLKRANDIVDDLLAQIDAANRDRDRAREQMEHRNYQIAIEVSELEASLASRSAEGESLSKSLSQREAEISELRDKITALEGKLDAQRPVLAEQIGCTSKLYHEMREVVKLVDAEAASALSDSVFVWKETDVEESLKVSLEGTKLAYELAAMALEKVGACIDDKESKMRRLEDRVGELIKEKEHIGVLLRSALQATTSEVLKVAEDGLREAGIEIGLDERKEHRPGSLQKDEVYTLAGALENTMKESQVKIVELQHLVEALRAESGLLRTRLEGQEKEIGQLRKQIKHLEEKERVANESVEGLMMDVTAAEEEIKRWKMAAEEEAEAGRSIEEEFQTQISSLHKELGEAKQAMVELENKLKFKEETAAAAMAARDAAEKSLKLADMRSSRLRERLEELNRQLEESDNSIDSVNRNGHRYMCWPWQWLGLNYVRLPPVETDQTSNEMELSEPLII; from the exons ATGGCCGACGACGAAGACGCCGCCGTCCTCTCCGACGTCGACGAGGACCCCCTCCCACCCCCCTCCACCTCTTCCGCCTCCTCCCACAAAACCCTACCGCAAGCCCAACAACCCCAGCCACAGTCCGATGCCcaggcgcagcagcagcagcagcggctgcTCGACCTGGCCGCGGAGCTCGAGGAGgagcgccgcctccgccgcgtgGCCGAGGCCTCCCTCGCGGAGGCCGAGTCCCGCGTCGCCCGCTTCAAGGCCTTCGCGCAGGACGTGCTCCGCAAGCGGGATGAACTCACCGCCGAGGCCGCGGCCTCCGCGCGGTCCGTCGCCGCGCTCCAGGCCGAggccgccgcctccgcgcggTCGCTCGCTGCGCTCCAGGCGGAATCCGCCGCCTCCGCGCGGTCCCTCGCCGCGCTCCAGGCCGaggccaccaccgcctcctccatgCTCTCCTCAGGCTTCGAGAGGATCTCCGCCAAGGCCTCCCCTTCCTCGGCCCCCGCCGCGCCGCTCCCGACCTCCCAGAAGTACTCCTCCGGCCTCCCGGCGCTCGCGTACGGCGTCCTCAAGCGCGCCAACGACATCGTCGACGACCTCCTCGCCCAGATCGACGCCGCTAACCGCGACCGCGATCGCGCACGGGAGCAGATGGAACACCGCAACTACCAGATCGCCATCGAGGTCTCTGAGCTCGAGGCGTCGCTCGCGTCCAGGTCTGCCGAGGGCGAATCCCTCTCCAAGTCCCTCTCCCAGCGGGAAGCCGAGATCTCCGAGCTCCGTGACAAAATCACCGCTCTCGAGGGGAAGCTCGACGCGCAGAGGCCCGTGCTCGCGGAGCAGATCGGATGCACCTCCAAGCTGTACCACGAGATGCGGGAGGTGGTCAAGCTGGTCGATGCCGAAGCTGCCAGTGCCCTGTCGGACTCGGTTTTTGTCTGGAAGGAGACTGACGTCGAGGAGAGCCTCAAGGTGTCTCTGGAAGGCACGAAATTGGCATATGAGCTTGCGGCAATGGCCCTGGAGAAGGTCGGGGCTTGTATCGATGACAAGGAGAGCAAGATGAGGCGTTTGGAGGACAGGGTGGGTGAACTGATTAAAGAGAAGGAGCACATTGGTGTGCTGCTCCGGAGCGCGCTGCAGGCGACCACCAGTGAGGTGTTAAAGGTTGCAGAGGATGGACTTAGGGAAGCTGGCATTGAGATTGGACTTGACGAGAGAAAGGAGCACAGGCCAGGGAGTCTGCAGAAGGATGAGGTCTATACCCTG GCAGGGGCTCTCGAGAATACCATGAAGGAGTCTCAGGTCAAGATTGTTgagctccaacatcttgtcgaagcaCTAAG GGCGGAGTCTGGTTTACTTAGAACAAGGCTAGAAGGGCAAGAAAAGGAGATTGGTCAGCTAAGAAAGCAAATaaagcatcttgaagagaaggaAAGGGTGGCAAATGAAAGC GTTGAGGGTCTGATGATGGACGTGACAGCTGCTGAAGAGGAGATTAAACGGTGGAAGATGGCAGCAGAGGAGGAAGCTGAAGCTGGTAGATCAATTGAGGAAGAGTTCCAAACTCAG ATATCATCCCTTCACAAGGAGTTAGGCGAAGCAAAGCAAGCTATGGTGGAGCTAGAAAACAAGCTGAAGTTCAAGGAAGAGACAGCAGCTGCTGCAATGGCGGCACGTGATGCTGCAGAGAAGTCTCTAAAGCTAGCAGATATGCGATCGTCCAGACTACGAGAGAGGCTGGAGGAGCTTAACAGACAGCTCGAAGAATCAGATAATAGTATTGACTCGGTAAATCGCAATGGCCATAGGTACATGTGCTGGCCTTGGCAGTGGTTGGGACTAAACTACGTGCGGTTACCTCCAGTGGAGACAGATCAAACGTCCAATGAGATGGAGCTATCTGAACCCCTAATAATATAG
- the LOC8061672 gene encoding E3 ubiquitin-protein ligase RGLG1 has product MFFSTFLLLFWTVFAWTTRHKRVVPAQRPYAKIDRNYDNLDQVKAALQLAGLESSNLIIGVDFTKSNEWTGKRCFNGRSLHHLGGPPNPYEQAISIIGKTLSGFDEDNQIPCFGFGDTSTHDQHVFSFYRGGRVCNGVNEALQRYREIAPHVRLSGPTSLAPIIETATKVVHDHGYQYHILLIIADGQVPTSSSAPYANNSEEARSENYLEERTVQALIDASDFPLSIVLVGVGDGPWDDLIHCNDNRRRFDNFQFVDFTEIMSREMSEGDKEDEFTLEALMKIPAQHDAIISQNISELMTRAPRTTTLPPPC; this is encoded by the exons ATGTTCTTCTCCACATTCTTGCTACTGTTCTGGACCGTCTTCGCCTGGACAACTCGTCACAAGAGGGTCGTCCCTGCTCAACGGCCATACGCCAAGATTGACAGAAACTACGACAACTTAGATCAG GTGAAGGCGGCACTTCAGTTGGCTGGTCTCGAGTCCTCCAACCTCATTATCGGTGTCGATTTCACCAAGAGCAACGAATGGACAG GCAAACGTTGTTTCAACGGGAGAAGCCTGCATCACCTGGGAGGGCCTCCTAACCCTTACGAGCAAGCCATCAGCATCATCGGCAAAACCTTATCGGGGTTCGACGAGGACAATCAGATCCCATGCTTCGGCTTTGGTGACA CATCCACGCATGATCAACACGTCTTCAGCTTCTACCGAGGTGGACGGGTATGCAATGGTGTCAATGAAGCGCTGCAGCGGTACAGAGAGATCGCTCCTCACGTTCGGCTCTCCG GCCCGACATCTTTAGCTCCAATCATAGAAACTGCAACCAAGGTCGTTCACGACCACGGCTATCAATATCACATCCTACTGATAATAGCTGATGGGCAG GTCCCTACGTCTTCTAGTGCTCCTTATGCGAACAACTCGGAAGAAGCAAGATCAGAAAACTACCTAGAAGAAAGGACTGTTCAGGCTCTCATAGATGCCAG TGATTTCCCTCTTTCGATTGTGCTTGTTGGAGTAGGCGATGGACCATGGGATGATCTGATACACTGCAACGATAACCGGCGGCGGTTTGATAACTTTCAG TTTGTGGATTTCACCGAAATTATGTCCAGGGAAATGTCAGAAGGCGACAAGGAGGATGAATTCACGTTGGAGGCGCTGATGAAGATACCAGCCCAGCATGATGCGATAATCAGCCAGAACATTAG TGAGCTGATGACAAGGGCGCCTAGAACAACAACTTTGCCCCCACCTTGCTGA
- the LOC110432860 gene encoding serine/threonine-protein kinase AFC1-like isoform X3 produces MSCRSLQEMMLQENIMHRLQLIHTDLKPENILLVSSDYVKLPDPKDGSFSRKLPKSSAVKLIDFGSAAYHHQDRSYIVSTRHYRAPEVILGHGWSYPCDIWSVGCILVELCSGETLFQTHENLEHLAMMERVLGPLPRHMLERADQHAEKYVRRGRLNWPEGAATKESIRAVLKLPRLQNLVMQHVDHSAGDFIDLLKRLLAYEPSARLTAQEALSHVFFTRHGKNQ; encoded by the exons ATGTCCTGCAGAAGCTTGCAAGAAATGATGCTGCAGGAAAACA TCATGCATCGTCTGCAGCTAATTCATACTGATCTGAAACCAGAGAACATCCTCCTTGTTTCTTCAGATTATGTCAAGTTACCTGATCCCAAG GATGGATCATTCTCAAGGAAACTGCCAAAATCAAGTGCCGTTAAGTTGATTGACTTTGGAAGCGCAGCATATCATCACCAGGATCGCAGTTACATTGTATCTACCAGGCACTATCGAGCCCCTGAAGTTATTTTGG GGCATGGGTGGAGCTATCCGTGTGATATCTGGAGTGTTGGTTGTATACTTGTTGAGCTTTGCTCG GGTGAGACACTGTTCCAGACTCACGAGAACTTGGAACACCTTGCAATGATGGAGAGAGTTCTAGGTCCTCTTCCACGGCACATGCTGGAAAGAGCCGA CCAGCATGCAGAGAAGTACGTCAGAAGAGGAAGATTGAACTGGCCAGAAGGAGCAGCAACAAAAGAGAGCATTAGAGCTGTTCTCAAACTGCCTCGCCTTCAG AACCTGGTGATGCAGCATGTGGATCACTCTGCTGGGGACTTCATTGACCTTCTGAAGCGCCTCCTAGCCTATGAGCCCTCGGCAAGGTTGACTGCTCAAGAAGCGTTGAGTCATGTCTTCTTTACCAGACACGGCAAAAACCAATAG
- the LOC110432860 gene encoding serine/threonine-protein kinase AFC2-like isoform X2, producing MGEGTFGQVLECWDRESKEMVAIKIVRSVKKYSDAAMIEIDVLQKLARNDAAGKHCVQIRNWFDYRSHICIVCEKLGPSLYDFLQKTGFRPFPIDLVRQIGVQLLESVAFMHRLQLIHTDLKPENILLVSSDYVKLPDPKDGSFSRKLPKSSAVKLIDFGSAAYHHQDRSYIVSTRHYRAPEVILGHGWSYPCDIWSVGCILVELCSGETLFQTHENLEHLAMMERVLGPLPRHMLERADQHAEKYVRRGRLNWPEGAATKESIRAVLKLPRLQNLVMQHVDHSAGDFIDLLKRLLAYEPSARLTAQEALSHVFFTRHGKNQ from the exons ATGGGTGAAG GTACTTTTGGTCAAGTACTGGAATGCTGGGACCGAGAAAGCAAAGAGATGGTGGCTATTAAAATTGTTCGCTCTGTAAAGAAATACAGTGATGCAGCAATGATAGAGATTGATGTCCTGCAGAAGCTTGCAAGAAATGATGCTGCAGGAAAACA CTGTGTTCAAATACGGAACTGGTTTGACTATCGTAGCCATATTTGTATT GTCTGCGAGAAGCTTGGCCCAAGCTTATATGATTTTCTGCAGAAAACCGGCTTCCGCCCGTTCCCAATTGATCTAGTTCGCCAGATCGGAGTGCAACTTTTGGAATCTGTTGCAT TCATGCATCGTCTGCAGCTAATTCATACTGATCTGAAACCAGAGAACATCCTCCTTGTTTCTTCAGATTATGTCAAGTTACCTGATCCCAAG GATGGATCATTCTCAAGGAAACTGCCAAAATCAAGTGCCGTTAAGTTGATTGACTTTGGAAGCGCAGCATATCATCACCAGGATCGCAGTTACATTGTATCTACCAGGCACTATCGAGCCCCTGAAGTTATTTTGG GGCATGGGTGGAGCTATCCGTGTGATATCTGGAGTGTTGGTTGTATACTTGTTGAGCTTTGCTCG GGTGAGACACTGTTCCAGACTCACGAGAACTTGGAACACCTTGCAATGATGGAGAGAGTTCTAGGTCCTCTTCCACGGCACATGCTGGAAAGAGCCGA CCAGCATGCAGAGAAGTACGTCAGAAGAGGAAGATTGAACTGGCCAGAAGGAGCAGCAACAAAAGAGAGCATTAGAGCTGTTCTCAAACTGCCTCGCCTTCAG AACCTGGTGATGCAGCATGTGGATCACTCTGCTGGGGACTTCATTGACCTTCTGAAGCGCCTCCTAGCCTATGAGCCCTCGGCAAGGTTGACTGCTCAAGAAGCGTTGAGTCATGTCTTCTTTACCAGACACGGCAAAAACCAATAG